From one Microbulbifer sp. A4B17 genomic stretch:
- a CDS encoding IS3 family transposase translates to MQVNKNSYYEWCRPSDRLIDSQTWKLCYRLNALLVESRQSLGSRRLMKLLRKEGFEIGRYRVRKLMKKLGLAVKRKKRFTLTTNSKHHLPVAENLLNRDFLRSTKNQV, encoded by the coding sequence ATGCAGGTAAATAAGAACAGCTATTACGAGTGGTGTCGCCCTAGTGATAGGCTAATAGATAGCCAGACATGGAAACTATGCTATCGTTTGAATGCTTTACTTGTAGAATCTCGACAAAGTCTCGGAAGTCGTCGGTTAATGAAACTGTTACGCAAAGAAGGCTTTGAAATTGGGCGCTATCGAGTCCGTAAGCTCATGAAAAAGCTAGGCTTGGCAGTAAAGCGCAAGAAGCGATTTACACTGACAACAAACAGTAAACATCACCTGCCGGTCGCTGAGAACCTTTTGAATAGGGATTTTTTACGGAGTACTAAAAATCAAGTTTGA
- a CDS encoding IS3 family transposase, giving the protein MAVVIDLYSRRIVGWHLDKQMETALASRALMMAVNLRTSPKGLLHHSDRGSQYASHTYQALLKQYGMVCSMSCNGNCWDNAPTERFFSSLKRKWLTGNFYPKREDAIADVRAYIAYYNSRRIHTTLGDVAPIEFEKCA; this is encoded by the coding sequence TTGGCAGTAGTGATTGATCTCTATTCACGCCGAATTGTTGGTTGGCATCTAGACAAGCAGATGGAAACGGCTTTGGCAAGTCGTGCGCTGATGATGGCCGTCAATTTGCGTACGTCCCCAAAAGGCCTCCTGCACCATTCTGATCGAGGCAGTCAGTATGCCAGTCATACCTACCAAGCGCTGTTGAAGCAATATGGAATGGTGTGTTCAATGAGCTGTAATGGAAATTGTTGGGACAATGCACCGACTGAACGTTTCTTTAGCAGCCTGAAGCGGAAATGGTTAACGGGAAATTTCTATCCGAAAAGGGAGGATGCGATAGCAGATGTGAGAGCCTACATTGCTTATTACAACTCACGCAGAATACATACAACACTGGGGGACGTAGCCCCTATCGAATTTGAGAAATGTGCTTAA
- a CDS encoding response regulator transcription factor, producing MTYKAINNVLVGADSSKESANNTLNLMFAGHQRLFANALVSFCQEYDHSTRVITENNSRLVVTAIGNPNLWNLILLDELFIRSSVDLLDKISQIKNRVPVAILADPVLTSRADIFLRCGIDGILNKEDDIESFICGCRAIAAGQTWFARPWYQEHVKHRLPPTPRQLQVLTLLAKGLSNKQIAAYLNCTENTIKVHLRTIYRSLNVRTRVECLKAAAAEGWLS from the coding sequence GTGACATACAAAGCCATAAACAATGTATTGGTCGGGGCAGATTCTTCAAAAGAATCCGCGAATAACACGTTAAATTTAATGTTTGCGGGTCATCAACGACTATTTGCTAATGCTTTAGTCTCCTTTTGTCAAGAATATGATCATTCTACAAGAGTTATCACTGAGAATAATTCTCGATTGGTAGTGACAGCTATAGGCAATCCGAATCTCTGGAATCTAATACTGCTAGATGAGCTGTTCATTCGGTCCTCAGTAGATCTTTTGGATAAAATTTCACAAATTAAAAATCGGGTACCTGTTGCGATTCTTGCAGATCCTGTACTAACTTCTCGTGCCGATATTTTCCTGCGTTGTGGTATTGATGGAATTTTGAATAAGGAGGATGACATAGAGAGCTTTATTTGTGGTTGCCGGGCTATTGCTGCAGGCCAGACTTGGTTTGCACGCCCCTGGTACCAGGAGCACGTTAAGCATCGTTTACCACCAACACCTCGCCAGCTGCAAGTGTTAACACTACTTGCGAAGGGCCTTTCCAATAAGCAGATAGCAGCTTATCTCAACTGTACTGAAAATACAATTAAAGTACATTTGCGTACTATTTATAGGTCACTGAACGTGCGCACTCGAGTAGAATGCCTAAAGGCGGCGGCAGCAGAAGGATGGTTGTCGTAA
- a CDS encoding transposase codes for MIPPASSASNTVEFLKGKSAIQIFQKHKHVQKYFTGKHSWVRGCCVSTLGLDK; via the coding sequence ATGATTCCTCCGGCATCCAGTGCTTCCAATACGGTTGAGTTCTTGAAAGGGAAATCTGCGATCCAGATATTTCAGAAGCACAAGCATGTACAGAAATATTTTACAGGAAAACACTCTTGGGTCCGGGGATGCTGTGTTAGTACATTGGGGCTCGATAAGTAG
- a CDS encoding transposase: MKYYCRYHVVFVYRYQKKALFGTLRRELREIFRDLCRQMGIEFDEGSVFRDYIS, encoded by the coding sequence GTGAAGTATTATTGCAGGTATCACGTGGTCTTTGTATATAGGTATCAAAAGAAAGCATTATTTGGAACATTGAGACGGGAGCTCAGAGAGATATTTAGAGACTTATGCCGTCAAATGGGTATTGAGTTCGACGAGGGGTCCGTATTTAGGGATTACATTTCATAG
- a CDS encoding streptomycin biosynthesis enzyme StrG, producing the protein MIIVRYDVNQYPFQRVLSSSVFKVPNLHKLHEVWKKQSGKQVLTYKDNIVLRELMQRLPDNSLFYQIYHTWVANVIAPHFNRKISYSAHPKMRVHLSGTGCVSGFHRDVDITKQYDQINCYLPFTNVFEGCTVWCETDYGTDQYKPLNLRYGEALLWDGGMLKHGSKENDTGHTRISCDFRFSPKKPDLVASPWSDILSSRPKLQCTNNQIK; encoded by the coding sequence ATGATTATTGTTCGTTACGATGTCAACCAGTACCCCTTCCAGCGAGTACTGTCTTCGTCTGTTTTTAAAGTGCCTAATCTACACAAACTCCATGAAGTCTGGAAAAAACAATCAGGTAAACAGGTTTTAACCTACAAAGATAATATAGTGTTGCGCGAACTCATGCAACGCCTACCAGATAACTCGCTCTTTTATCAGATCTACCATACCTGGGTTGCCAATGTGATTGCTCCCCATTTTAATCGTAAAATCAGTTACTCCGCCCACCCTAAAATGCGTGTTCATTTATCCGGCACTGGCTGTGTTAGCGGCTTTCATAGAGATGTGGATATCACAAAACAGTACGATCAAATAAATTGCTACCTACCTTTTACCAATGTTTTTGAGGGATGCACAGTTTGGTGTGAAACAGACTATGGCACTGACCAATACAAACCTCTCAATCTGAGATACGGTGAAGCCTTACTCTGGGACGGAGGAATGCTTAAGCATGGTAGCAAAGAAAATGATACGGGCCACACACGCATTAGCTGTGACTTCCGCTTTTCACCCAAAAAACCCGATCTAGTAGCAAGCCCTTGGTCAGATATCTTGTCATCGCGACCAAAACTTCAATGCACAAATAACCAAATAAAATAA
- a CDS encoding SAM-dependent methyltransferase — MNDNSKPSYPSFDQHRESWEELASGIASIKDEIKYVEPGTIPENSKEGELIILGSGIETIGISLGDKKILEEADKVLFCVADPVTIVWLKKLRPDALDLYVLYGENKVRYTTYMQMTEAQLYWVRQGLKVAVLFYGHPGIFVLSTHRAIEIARREGYKARMKAGVSALDTLCADLGVDPSHPGLQTYEATDCIIRRRNIDPSLHVVLWQVGLIGELGYRRQGYLNNNFSYFVSWLEGIYDPDFEIIHYVGSRYPTIEPLKEKLSLHQLHDPEVQTNISGLSTFYIPPRDVIPTHYQTALDLGVISEGQSLVTPGSPLREIGLYGAKEMKAFEAFEKFKIPHSYKWQRETEASKFLISVYFDTELQDLYRKSPVEAVSAEAFNKLSDRERSLLVSRDSGAVQIACKGVFHRCNDTETTLYNLLTKKSSATKALKSISRLNKPQARKAFSEWLESEGLSIDWSRLHSSIDYIHRNNLYPFTGVYMEPGQKFLVTLIGNQYDRNKSVLYINDIRIKKFKFFNGTIKWKSSKTVPFNGFLRPDIELHGQRRIIGKIWDKNDDTPTTPNFVADEVDPDRFNVAASTLEPRNTDTLPKGNYSMRTSGRFSKIVNDLVISERGLTINQINIRDFSFEKGVINWSDGMPAYHQGSIMFLRDPIINSIEFFGTYTSSEEPGQFQCYGSSISDNPSSYTGPFTIATWARPYLASIAQENSKKGGLMLWHKWEKHNFTSKVVNKYVANLI, encoded by the coding sequence ATGAATGATAATAGTAAACCAAGCTATCCAAGTTTTGATCAGCATCGTGAATCTTGGGAAGAACTCGCCAGCGGCATCGCTTCAATTAAAGATGAAATTAAATATGTTGAACCAGGCACTATTCCAGAGAACTCTAAAGAGGGTGAGTTAATCATTCTCGGCTCGGGAATAGAAACAATCGGTATCTCGCTAGGCGATAAGAAAATACTTGAAGAGGCAGATAAAGTTCTCTTTTGCGTGGCAGATCCAGTCACAATTGTGTGGTTAAAAAAATTACGCCCGGATGCCCTTGATCTTTACGTTCTCTATGGCGAAAACAAGGTTCGCTATACCACGTATATGCAAATGACTGAGGCTCAGCTGTACTGGGTTCGGCAGGGTTTAAAAGTAGCCGTTTTATTTTATGGTCACCCCGGAATTTTTGTCCTCTCTACCCACAGAGCAATAGAAATCGCGCGCAGAGAGGGCTACAAGGCGAGAATGAAAGCGGGCGTTTCTGCCCTAGATACACTCTGTGCTGACTTAGGTGTTGACCCATCGCACCCAGGCTTACAAACGTACGAGGCCACTGATTGCATCATCCGACGCCGCAATATCGATCCTAGTCTCCATGTTGTTTTATGGCAAGTTGGCCTCATTGGTGAGTTGGGATACCGACGACAAGGTTATTTAAATAATAATTTTTCCTACTTTGTAAGTTGGCTTGAAGGCATTTACGACCCCGACTTTGAAATCATTCATTATGTTGGCTCCCGATATCCCACTATAGAGCCCTTGAAAGAAAAGCTATCTTTACATCAATTGCATGACCCAGAAGTGCAAACCAATATTTCTGGTTTATCTACTTTTTATATCCCCCCTCGTGATGTTATCCCCACACACTATCAAACGGCATTAGATCTTGGTGTCATTAGTGAAGGCCAGTCGCTTGTTACACCTGGTTCTCCTTTGCGCGAGATTGGCTTATATGGTGCCAAGGAAATGAAAGCATTTGAGGCATTTGAGAAATTTAAAATCCCCCACTCTTATAAGTGGCAGCGGGAAACTGAAGCTAGCAAATTTCTTATCAGTGTGTACTTTGATACTGAGCTACAAGACCTTTATCGCAAATCCCCTGTAGAAGCAGTTAGTGCTGAGGCATTTAACAAACTTTCTGACCGAGAACGTTCACTTCTTGTATCTCGAGATTCAGGTGCAGTACAAATTGCTTGTAAAGGTGTTTTCCACCGCTGTAATGACACGGAGACTACTCTCTATAATCTGCTGACAAAAAAATCATCTGCAACTAAAGCACTCAAAAGTATATCCCGATTAAATAAGCCTCAAGCAAGGAAAGCTTTTAGTGAATGGCTTGAAAGTGAGGGGTTGAGTATTGATTGGTCCCGGCTACATAGCTCTATAGATTATATTCACCGAAATAATCTCTATCCATTTACCGGTGTATATATGGAACCAGGTCAGAAATTTCTAGTAACACTTATTGGAAATCAATACGACCGCAATAAAAGTGTACTCTACATCAACGATATTAGGATTAAGAAATTTAAATTCTTTAATGGCACTATTAAATGGAAAAGTTCCAAGACCGTCCCTTTTAATGGTTTCCTCCGACCTGATATAGAGCTGCATGGGCAACGCCGAATAATCGGAAAGATTTGGGATAAAAATGATGATACACCAACAACACCCAATTTTGTAGCCGACGAAGTTGATCCTGATCGGTTCAATGTTGCCGCTAGCACCTTGGAGCCTAGAAATACAGATACCCTACCCAAGGGTAATTATTCGATGAGAACGTCTGGCCGCTTTTCAAAAATTGTTAACGACCTTGTCATTTCAGAGCGGGGGCTAACTATAAATCAAATAAACATTAGAGATTTTTCCTTTGAAAAAGGTGTCATAAATTGGAGTGATGGTATGCCCGCCTACCATCAAGGTAGCATTATGTTTCTTAGAGATCCAATTATTAACTCAATTGAGTTCTTTGGCACATATACATCAAGCGAAGAGCCCGGGCAATTTCAATGTTATGGCTCATCCATTTCAGATAATCCATCATCATACACTGGTCCCTTTACAATCGCTACATGGGCTCGACCTTATCTAGCCTCTATCGCCCAAGAAAATTCAAAGAAAGGTGGATTAATGCTCTGGCATAAATGGGAAAAACATAATTTCACCAGCAAAGTAGTGAATAAATATGTAGCTAACTTGATTTAA
- a CDS encoding RNA-binding protein: MNIYIGNLAYDVTSDHLHEAFGAFGYISRATVITDRETGRSRGFGFVEMPNNNEARKAIKEMNEQPLSGRNIRVNEAKPRVDRPRHPRF, from the coding sequence GTGAATATCTATATTGGAAATCTGGCCTACGACGTAACCTCTGACCACTTGCATGAAGCTTTTGGCGCATTTGGATATATCTCTCGAGCTACTGTGATCACCGACCGCGAGACTGGCCGCTCTAGGGGCTTCGGTTTCGTAGAAATGCCTAATAATAACGAAGCGCGTAAAGCGATCAAAGAGATGAACGAGCAGCCCCTGTCTGGCCGTAACATCCGTGTGAACGAAGCCAAGCCTCGTGTAGATCGCCCGCGTCATCCCCGTTTCTAA
- a CDS encoding alkaline phosphatase family protein, translating to MRSSDKNMLDQIDHIVVVMLENRSFDHMLGFLYTDQNNQSPLGHPYEGLTGEEANPDGKGNTVKVFKIPSDQHPYYWPGVNPGEGYYSTNSQLFGDYKTPQAGTEATNQGFITDFAFTLQWKRKDNEKKANRWPIVEGTEPSDIMGMYSPELLPVLSGLARSYAVCDHWYSSVPTQTLPNRAFVHMATSLGRLNNHDKKYNATTIFNLLEDAQLQWSLYGYQDDPILTRESLQALPANPEYGSFGNFDAFKQAAGNGSLASYTFLTPEWGFSGNSQHPNYDVAKGEQYLYNIYQTLRNSPVWNKTLLIITYDEHGGTYDHVAPPENAAQPADCPDNEGFNFQRFGVRVPTVLVSPLIEAGTVFRVSEPDQGLNGNTPSTTPFDHTSILATLEKRFGLSSLTARDAAAPDIGSVLTRTTARDDYPLRGVTPPKTEVAPVLENNGSWGQASELQKAEVELTSQLSKEGNYHSRSEYDINSEDGAKRYSRYRYHRHHG from the coding sequence ATGAGATCTTCTGACAAAAATATGCTGGATCAAATCGACCATATTGTCGTAGTAATGCTGGAAAACCGTTCTTTCGATCATATGCTGGGTTTTTTGTACACGGACCAGAATAATCAATCACCGCTTGGGCATCCCTATGAAGGCTTAACGGGAGAAGAGGCCAACCCTGACGGTAAAGGCAATACGGTGAAAGTGTTCAAGATACCCTCTGATCAGCATCCGTACTACTGGCCTGGGGTAAATCCCGGAGAAGGGTATTACAGTACCAACAGCCAATTATTTGGCGACTATAAAACGCCGCAGGCTGGAACTGAAGCTACCAATCAGGGTTTTATCACTGACTTTGCCTTCACGCTGCAATGGAAACGTAAAGATAATGAGAAAAAGGCCAATAGATGGCCGATTGTCGAAGGCACAGAGCCCAGCGATATTATGGGAATGTATTCGCCGGAATTATTACCAGTCTTGTCTGGTCTGGCTAGATCTTACGCTGTATGTGATCACTGGTACTCCTCTGTGCCCACACAGACATTGCCCAATCGTGCATTTGTTCATATGGCAACCAGTCTTGGACGCTTGAATAATCATGACAAGAAATATAACGCTACCACCATTTTCAACCTGCTTGAGGATGCTCAGCTACAGTGGAGTCTCTATGGGTATCAAGATGACCCGATATTAACCCGTGAATCCCTGCAGGCGTTGCCTGCCAACCCGGAATACGGGAGCTTTGGCAACTTTGATGCATTCAAGCAGGCGGCCGGTAATGGATCATTGGCCAGTTACACATTTCTGACACCTGAATGGGGTTTTAGTGGTAACAGCCAGCATCCTAATTATGATGTGGCAAAGGGGGAACAGTACCTCTATAACATCTATCAGACTTTGCGAAACTCTCCCGTGTGGAATAAGACCCTGCTTATCATTACCTATGATGAGCATGGTGGTACCTATGATCATGTCGCCCCCCCTGAAAATGCAGCACAGCCTGCGGACTGTCCCGATAACGAGGGGTTCAATTTCCAGCGTTTTGGGGTGAGGGTTCCAACGGTGCTGGTCTCCCCTCTAATCGAAGCTGGGACGGTGTTTCGTGTTTCGGAGCCGGATCAGGGCTTGAACGGAAATACACCCTCTACGACGCCTTTTGATCATACCTCTATACTGGCAACATTGGAAAAACGCTTTGGTCTGTCTAGCCTGACAGCCCGAGATGCGGCAGCGCCGGATATCGGATCGGTACTGACCCGAACAACAGCTCGTGACGATTATCCTCTTCGAGGTGTGACGCCTCCAAAAACGGAAGTAGCCCCCGTGTTGGAGAACAACGGTTCTTGGGGACAGGCGAGTGAGCTGCAAAAGGCGGAAGTTGAGCTGACATCTCAATTAAGTAAGGAAGGAAATTACCACTCCCGCTCTGAGTATGACATTAACAGCGAGGATGGGGCCAAGCGCTATTCCCGATACCGCTATCACCGCCACCATGGCTAG
- a CDS encoding transposase: MLHIHCIQLFYKLSDHAMEDALYKIESMRNFARLTLRGPISYETTILNFRHLLELNQLGKTLF, from the coding sequence ATGCTGCACATCCATTGCATACAGTTATTTTACAAACTCAGTGATCATGCTATGGAAGATGCACTATATAAGATTGAATCTATGCGTAATTTTGCTAGGTTGACTTTAAGAGGCCCAATTTCTTACGAGACAACGATTCTTAACTTTCGGCACTTACTGGAGTTGAATCAGCTGGGCAAAACTCTTTTTTGA
- a CDS encoding transposase DNA-binding-containing protein: protein MQDWVRDEVKNQVMGDTRLNKRLSNILSNLSADPKSRIPCANKSWTETFAACRFIENDKVSFDSIMSAHKSATLERIKAQPVVLIPQDTTFLNFATDLESKEMGTLRRKETNQQLLHTSIAITPSRDNLGIIEGSMWQRDKESSANSRYTKSIQDKESRRWLDHYESACEHRR, encoded by the coding sequence ATGCAAGACTGGGTCAGGGACGAAGTGAAAAATCAGGTTATGGGTGATACACGATTGAATAAGCGCTTGTCCAATATTCTCAGTAATTTAAGTGCCGACCCAAAGAGTCGTATTCCCTGTGCAAACAAGTCTTGGACAGAAACCTTTGCAGCCTGTCGATTTATCGAAAATGATAAAGTCAGCTTTGACTCCATTATGAGTGCCCATAAATCAGCCACTCTTGAAAGAATCAAGGCTCAACCAGTTGTTCTTATCCCTCAGGATACCACTTTCCTAAATTTTGCTACCGATTTAGAAAGCAAAGAAATGGGAACACTCCGGCGCAAAGAGACTAATCAGCAGCTCCTACATACGTCTATCGCAATAACACCATCCAGAGATAATCTGGGTATTATTGAGGGTAGCATGTGGCAGCGAGATAAAGAATCTAGTGCTAATTCTCGCTATACCAAGTCGATACAAGATAAAGAGAGTCGACGTTGGCTAGACCATTATGAATCAGCTTGTGAGCATCGCAGATAG
- a CDS encoding IS4 family transposase produces the protein MSIADREGDIHERFQLAEDQNGQRRASYIVRAKANRSLEIGGEDTTLLWDYMTKQKPIGKYSVGIPKRNGEPEREAKVSVSIAEVRLQGKGKSKRPLSLYAVFAKELSPPEGEKGIEWMLLTDLAVEDFKQARIIIEWYRSRWDIETYFRVVKGGCQIESNCFRTEQRMLNCIAIYMIIGWRLHSMTTRARTLPDTSCTNVYSEKE, from the coding sequence GTGAGCATCGCAGATAGAGAGGGGGATATTCATGAGCGGTTTCAATTAGCTGAAGATCAAAATGGACAGCGGCGTGCAAGCTATATTGTTCGAGCCAAGGCTAATCGTAGTTTAGAGATCGGTGGAGAAGATACAACTTTACTTTGGGACTATATGACCAAACAAAAGCCCATCGGGAAATACTCAGTAGGTATCCCCAAAAGGAATGGAGAGCCAGAAAGGGAAGCTAAGGTCAGTGTATCCATTGCAGAAGTAAGATTGCAGGGAAAAGGAAAATCAAAACGACCTCTTTCTCTCTACGCAGTCTTTGCTAAGGAATTAAGCCCACCAGAGGGCGAAAAAGGTATTGAATGGATGCTGCTGACCGATCTTGCAGTTGAGGACTTTAAGCAAGCGAGGATCATCATTGAGTGGTATCGAAGTCGATGGGACATTGAAACCTATTTTAGAGTGGTGAAAGGCGGATGCCAGATAGAAAGTAATTGCTTTAGAACCGAGCAGCGAATGCTGAACTGTATTGCAATCTATATGATTATTGGGTGGCGTCTACACTCCATGACAACACGAGCACGAACACTTCCTGATACATCGTGTACGAATGTCTACTCTGAAAAAGAGTGA
- a CDS encoding IS4 family transposase, with protein MQAKTSPPNESPSMRDITRMLAGLGGFLGRSGDGEPGVKTVWQGYTKLLHYMEAAEALNGLK; from the coding sequence ATGCAAGCTAAAACCTCCCCTCCAAATGAGTCTCCAAGTATGAGAGATATAACTCGTATGCTGGCAGGACTTGGAGGCTTTCTGGGGCGGAGCGGCGATGGTGAGCCCGGAGTTAAAACCGTTTGGCAGGGATACACTAAACTGCTCCATTATATGGAGGCAGCGGAGGCTTTAAATGGACTTAAGTGA
- a CDS encoding patatin-like phospholipase family protein, translated as MSRLILSLDGGGIRGAATTQFLYHVEEKLNNDHGISIRDCIDFYAGTSTGSIIALGLATTNLSVKDINQLFSYQNAKIIFTRNRWWLELDGINAPKYEAKGKTKLLKTNFGNAKIRDVPDGKHVLAVTYAIEKRKPEVIKSSDSKYRDLDSYKVADASTAAPTYFPTREVEIGASDEEYWLIDGGVTANNPTMCAIAEAKSIWSDLSLENLRVLSVGTGYRTRKINGPESTKWGAISWLVKGQILDVLTDERVVAYQAITILKPGSYIRVNSEMRPQPGLSQPPDDAMDDISKTNINRLKEMGSFWFEQYGNSVINLLLNQYHGESLDRIDEESGQPIIYKQ; from the coding sequence ATGTCCAGACTAATCCTATCACTAGATGGTGGCGGAATTCGTGGTGCTGCTACTACTCAATTTCTTTATCATGTTGAAGAAAAATTGAATAATGACCACGGTATATCTATTCGGGATTGTATTGACTTTTATGCGGGAACAAGTACTGGAAGTATCATTGCTCTTGGTCTGGCCACAACAAATTTATCTGTAAAAGATATAAACCAATTGTTCAGTTACCAAAATGCTAAGATAATATTTACCAGAAACAGGTGGTGGTTAGAGCTGGATGGAATAAATGCCCCAAAGTATGAAGCTAAGGGCAAAACTAAGCTTTTAAAAACTAATTTTGGCAATGCCAAGATTCGTGATGTACCTGATGGCAAACATGTTCTGGCAGTCACTTATGCAATCGAGAAACGTAAACCGGAAGTTATAAAATCATCAGATTCGAAATATCGAGATCTTGACTCATATAAAGTTGCAGATGCATCCACTGCTGCACCAACTTATTTTCCTACCAGAGAAGTGGAAATAGGCGCCTCTGATGAAGAGTACTGGCTGATTGATGGTGGCGTTACAGCTAACAATCCGACTATGTGTGCAATAGCCGAGGCAAAAAGTATTTGGAGCGATTTATCCCTAGAAAACTTGCGGGTTTTATCAGTAGGTACTGGCTATCGGACTCGTAAAATTAATGGACCTGAATCCACAAAATGGGGAGCAATAAGCTGGCTTGTAAAAGGTCAGATTCTTGATGTATTAACTGATGAGCGCGTGGTTGCTTATCAGGCTATCACTATTCTCAAGCCAGGTAGTTATATCAGAGTGAATTCTGAGATGAGGCCACAACCGGGTTTATCACAACCACCTGATGATGCGATGGATGATATTAGCAAAACGAACATTAATAGATTGAAAGAAATGGGTAGTTTTTGGTTTGAGCAATATGGTAACAGTGTTATTAACTTATTACTCAATCAATACCATGGGGAATCATTAGACAGAATTGATGAAGAAAGTGGTCAACCAATTATTTATAAGCAGTAA
- a CDS encoding transposase DNA-binding-containing protein: protein MQDWVRDEVKNQVMGDTRLNKRLSNILSNLSADPKSRIPCANKSWTETFAACRFIENDKVSFDSIMSAHKSATLERIKAQPVVLIPQDTTFLNFATDLESKEMGTLRRKETNQQLLHTSIAITPSRDNLGIIEGSMWQRDKESSANSRYTKSIQDKESRRWLDHYESACEHRR, encoded by the coding sequence ATGCAGGACTGGGTCAGGGACGAAGTGAAAAATCAGGTTATGGGTGATACACGATTGAATAAGCGCTTGTCCAATATTCTCAGTAATTTAAGTGCCGACCCAAAGAGTCGTATTCCCTGTGCAAACAAGTCTTGGACAGAAACCTTTGCAGCCTGTCGATTTATCGAAAATGATAAAGTCAGCTTTGACTCCATTATGAGTGCCCATAAATCAGCCACTCTTGAAAGAATCAAGGCTCAACCAGTTGTTCTTATCCCTCAGGATACCACTTTCCTAAATTTTGCTACCGATTTAGAAAGCAAAGAAATGGGAACACTCCGGCGCAAAGAGACTAATCAGCAGCTCCTACATACGTCTATCGCAATAACACCATCCAGAGATAATCTGGGTATTATTGAGGGTAGCATGTGGCAGCGAGATAAAGAATCTAGTGCTAATTCTCGCTATACCAAGTCGATACAAGATAAAGAGAGTCGACGTTGGCTAGACCATTATGAATCAGCTTGCGAGCATCGCAGATAG
- a CDS encoding IS4 family transposase yields MNQLASIADREGDIHEWFQLAEDQNGQRRASYIVRAKANRSLEIGGEDTTLLWDYMTKQKPIGKYSVGIPKRNGEPEREAKVSVSIAEVRLQGKGKSKRPLSLYAVFAKELSPPEGEKGIEWMLLTDLAVEDFKQARIIIEWYRSRWDIETYFRVVKGGCQIESNRFRTEQRMLNCIAIYMIIGWRLHSMTTRALPDTSCKNVYSEKE; encoded by the coding sequence ATGAATCAGCTTGCGAGCATCGCAGATAGAGAGGGGGATATTCATGAGTGGTTTCAATTAGCTGAAGATCAAAATGGACAGCGGCGTGCAAGCTATATTGTTCGAGCCAAGGCTAATCGTAGTTTAGAGATCGGTGGAGAAGATACAACTTTACTTTGGGACTATATGACCAAACAAAAGCCCATCGGGAAATACTCAGTAGGTATCCCCAAAAGGAATGGAGAGCCAGAAAGGGAAGCTAAGGTCAGTGTATCCATTGCAGAAGTAAGATTGCAGGGAAAAGGAAAATCAAAACGACCTCTTTCTCTCTACGCAGTCTTTGCTAAGGAATTAAGCCCACCAGAGGGCGAAAAAGGTATTGAATGGATGCTGCTGACCGATCTTGCAGTTGAGGACTTTAAGCAAGCGAGGATCATCATTGAGTGGTATCGAAGTCGATGGGACATTGAAACCTATTTTAGAGTGGTGAAAGGCGGATGCCAGATAGAAAGTAATCGCTTTAGAACCGAGCAGCGAATGCTGAACTGTATTGCAATCTATATGATTATTGGGTGGCGTCTACACTCCATGACAACACGAGCACTTCCTGATACATCGTGTAAGAATGTCTACTCTGAAAAAGAGTGA
- a CDS encoding IS4 family transposase — protein MQAKTSPPNESPSMRDITRMQAGLGGFLGRSGDGEPGVKTVWQGYTKLLHYMGAAEALNGLK, from the coding sequence ATGCAAGCTAAAACCTCCCCTCCAAATGAGTCTCCAAGTATGAGAGATATAACTCGTATGCAGGCAGGACTTGGAGGCTTTCTGGGGCGGAGCGGCGATGGTGAGCCCGGAGTTAAAACCGTTTGGCAGGGATACACTAAACTGCTCCATTATATGGGGGCAGCGGAGGCTTTAAATGGACTTAAATGA